One Arcobacter sp. F155 DNA window includes the following coding sequences:
- a CDS encoding YihY/virulence factor BrkB family protein → MEEPEIVKSPVKTLLKALDSFFNDDTTYYAASLSFFTIFSILPIIALLIAIISSLDVVQNYADIFIKYTFDILNPTHSEDFIKTFKNYISNSNKLGWLGILYMLFVFIMFFKDYEYIVNKIHHAKRKPLLASFFFYLFFLVTLPLMLAALNIALSFYDNTIFNWLITFSFAWLVFFGLFKLSVNRFVHTRAAAISSLFTLVVLSITKNLFIYYVVYNKTYTTIYGSLAILLFSFFWIYISWVIYLYGIKMCHKLNIQQLSKGVKKD, encoded by the coding sequence ATGGAAGAACCAGAAATTGTAAAGAGTCCAGTTAAGACCTTACTTAAAGCATTAGACTCATTTTTTAATGATGATACAACTTATTATGCAGCAAGTCTTAGCTTCTTTACAATCTTTTCCATTCTTCCAATAATAGCACTTCTTATTGCTATTATTTCAAGCTTAGATGTTGTTCAAAACTATGCTGATATATTTATCAAATATACCTTTGATATTTTAAATCCTACTCACTCAGAAGACTTTATCAAAACCTTTAAAAACTATATCTCAAACTCAAATAAACTAGGTTGGTTAGGGATTTTGTATATGTTGTTTGTATTTATTATGTTTTTTAAAGATTATGAATATATAGTAAATAAAATACATCATGCAAAAAGAAAACCTCTATTGGCTTCATTTTTCTTTTACCTGTTTTTCTTAGTTACTTTACCTTTAATGTTAGCTGCACTTAATATTGCTCTATCCTTTTATGATAATACAATTTTTAACTGGCTGATTACTTTTTCATTTGCTTGGTTAGTATTTTTTGGACTTTTTAAACTTAGTGTAAATAGATTTGTTCATACAAGAGCAGCTGCTATTTCATCACTATTTACTTTAGTAGTACTTTCTATTACTAAAAACCTTTTTATCTACTATGTTGTTTATAATAAAACATATACAACGATTTATGGTTCTTTAGCTATTTTACTATTTTCATTTTTTTGGATTTATATTTCTTGGGTGATTTATTTATATGGAATAAAAATGTGTCACAAACTAAATATACAACAACTTAGCAAAGGGGTAAAGAAAGATTAA
- a CDS encoding pentapeptide repeat-containing protein: MKYFILIILLISSLYSYNQEDLEKYLSTKSCEECDLSMANLSNKDLQNSNLVGANLTGVNFQNSNLLKSNLWGTTLENANLNNTNLRASNLEASILINVQCDNTILKGANLSNATLENLKCENLSLWATKFLDTSFDNVDFSNAGAAYSIFDSVNFTDLKIDGAIFWNAKVSNSILSKQKCEYLEKEEALAYENRCED, encoded by the coding sequence ATGAAATATTTTATTTTAATTATTTTGCTTATCTCCAGTTTGTATTCATATAATCAAGAAGATTTAGAGAAGTATTTATCAACAAAATCTTGTGAAGAGTGTGACTTATCAATGGCAAACCTTAGTAATAAAGATTTGCAAAACTCAAATCTTGTAGGTGCCAACCTAACAGGTGTAAACTTTCAAAACTCAAATTTACTTAAATCAAATCTTTGGGGTACAACATTAGAAAACGCAAACCTAAATAATACAAATCTAAGAGCTTCTAACCTTGAAGCTTCTATTCTAATCAATGTTCAATGTGATAATACAATTTTAAAAGGTGCAAACCTTTCAAATGCGACACTGGAAAACCTTAAGTGTGAAAACTTATCTCTTTGGGCAACAAAATTTTTAGATACAAGCTTTGATAATGTAGATTTTTCAAATGCAGGGGCTGCATATTCTATATTTGATTCTGTTAATTTTACAGATTTAAAAATTGATGGAGCTATTTTTTGGAATGCAAAAGTCTCTAACTCAATATTATCAAAACAGAAGTGTGAATACTTAGAAAAAGAAGAAGCTTTAGCTTATGAAAATAGGTGTGAAGATTAA
- a CDS encoding thioredoxin family protein, which translates to MKILSLLLFFVTFVFSSSINFESSLQEAKEEAIKKNRPLMIMYSTPTCPECNYMKKKVFKDKEVSSYANKNFVSVVMDINENKKELPFKFIGIPSFFFVDARTMTLLDKSLGGMREKEFLSVLKKVDK; encoded by the coding sequence ATGAAAATATTATCTTTATTATTGTTTTTTGTTACATTTGTTTTTTCTTCTAGTATTAACTTTGAAAGTTCTTTACAAGAAGCAAAAGAAGAAGCTATTAAAAAGAATAGACCATTAATGATTATGTATTCAACTCCTACTTGTCCTGAGTGCAATTACATGAAGAAAAAGGTTTTTAAAGACAAAGAAGTTAGTTCTTATGCAAATAAAAACTTTGTATCTGTAGTGATGGATATAAATGAAAATAAAAAAGAGCTTCCTTTTAAATTTATTGGAATACCTAGCTTCTTTTTTGTAGATGCTCGAACTATGACTTTACTTGATAAAAGTTTAGGTGGTATGAGAGAAAAAGAGTTTTTATCAGTATTAAAAAAAGTAGATAAATAA